A single Ignavibacteriales bacterium DNA region contains:
- a CDS encoding immune inhibitor A, whose amino-acid sequence MSRFLAALFLLLISFTAQSQVFKQVKVFVPNPQTQLREMEELGADVEHAIVEKDGSYVIFMDDYAYQELNRRGYRMDVLIDDWAEYFEKLPRMSETETAALKQESKEKYGVEGFGFGSLAGYYTFAEAMAQLDSMKAKYPNLITSKMQVGTTVENRPIYMVKISDNPDMDEPEPEALYTAMHHAREPGGMMTVIYFMYYLLENYATNPSVKYLVDNRQLYFIPVVNPDGYEYNRNTSPNGGGMWRKNRKNNGGSFGIDLNRNYGPQAYWNAPNGGSSTSPSSDTYRGPSPFSEPETQAMRDLVNSRRFRVALNYHTYSNLLIYPYGALSRETPDSMIFREYAAEMTQFNGYSPGTDMQTVGYSTRGNSDDYMYDGDLTTRGKVLAMTPEVGTTSDGFWPPQSRIYPHVQENLFPNLYYAWVAGDYVSKKNVSYDRQYFGQGETAQMFVQLKNKGLSAAYNLSLSLASASAQITTGSGTVQIDSISARGDYQVTAPLPFTIAPDAAIGSEHKLVIRINSQGVLMSSDTVRIVIGMPVYTFFDTTNNPAALWTIAASPSTPRWEATTQSYNSSPNSYADSKDGNYVSNATVTMTSTNPIEMTGLPNPRLTFWTRWFIEADWDAGFVKISTNNGSTWTPLAGRYTKPAAGQGKQVPAGAPVYEGTMSGWVQEEIDLGSYSGQNIKLRFELGTDGSLNQDGWYIDDIGIYTWGVVPVELTSFTASGIGTSAELRWITASETNNRGFEVQRSVNGAEWITLGWKAGAGTTTELTEYRWSDNSAPEGTVYYRLLQYDYDGSMRIYGPETAEIGAVTEFSLGQNYPNPFNPVTTIRFALPEKSDVSLRVFDAQGSEVAVLASGTREAGRHEVQFEASNLPSGVYIYRLEAGNYRESRKLMLLK is encoded by the coding sequence ATGAGCCGCTTTTTAGCCGCCTTGTTTTTATTGTTGATTTCCTTTACTGCCCAGAGCCAGGTCTTTAAGCAGGTGAAGGTATTTGTGCCGAACCCCCAGACCCAGCTCCGTGAAATGGAGGAGCTCGGCGCCGATGTTGAACATGCTATCGTTGAAAAAGACGGCAGTTATGTTATTTTTATGGATGACTATGCTTACCAGGAGCTGAACCGGCGCGGTTACCGGATGGACGTACTGATAGATGACTGGGCTGAGTATTTTGAAAAACTCCCCCGGATGAGCGAAACGGAAACTGCCGCGCTTAAACAGGAGAGTAAGGAAAAATACGGCGTTGAGGGATTTGGATTTGGCAGCCTTGCGGGATACTATACTTTTGCCGAAGCAATGGCCCAGCTTGACAGTATGAAGGCGAAGTATCCGAACCTGATAACTTCGAAGATGCAGGTCGGCACCACCGTTGAGAACCGTCCGATATATATGGTTAAAATCTCCGACAATCCTGATATGGATGAACCGGAGCCGGAAGCGCTTTACACCGCGATGCATCACGCGCGCGAACCGGGGGGAATGATGACCGTCATATACTTTATGTATTATCTTCTCGAAAACTATGCGACAAATCCTTCGGTGAAATATCTGGTGGATAACCGCCAGTTGTATTTTATTCCTGTTGTTAATCCTGACGGATATGAATATAACCGCAACACCAGCCCAAACGGCGGCGGAATGTGGCGCAAGAACCGCAAGAATAACGGCGGCTCATTTGGCATTGATCTTAACCGTAATTACGGACCACAGGCATACTGGAACGCTCCTAACGGCGGTTCAAGCACTTCACCATCTTCAGATACCTACCGGGGACCTTCGCCATTTTCCGAACCGGAAACTCAGGCAATGCGTGATCTGGTGAACAGCCGCAGATTCAGGGTTGCGCTTAACTATCATACCTACAGCAATCTGCTGATTTATCCTTACGGGGCGCTTTCACGCGAAACCCCCGACTCAATGATCTTCCGTGAATATGCGGCAGAGATGACGCAGTTTAACGGATACTCCCCCGGAACGGATATGCAGACCGTGGGCTATTCAACGCGCGGCAACAGTGACGATTATATGTATGACGGCGATCTTACCACCAGAGGAAAAGTACTGGCGATGACTCCGGAAGTGGGAACCACATCAGACGGATTCTGGCCGCCGCAGTCACGTATATATCCTCACGTGCAGGAAAATCTTTTTCCAAATCTTTATTACGCATGGGTTGCGGGGGACTATGTTTCAAAGAAGAATGTCAGTTACGACCGGCAGTATTTCGGTCAGGGGGAAACAGCGCAGATGTTTGTGCAGTTAAAAAACAAGGGACTCTCTGCAGCCTATAATCTGAGTCTTTCCCTTGCCAGCGCATCTGCCCAGATAACCACCGGAAGCGGAACCGTGCAGATTGACTCTATCAGCGCAAGAGGCGATTATCAGGTCACAGCACCACTGCCGTTTACCATTGCACCGGATGCGGCAATCGGCTCTGAGCATAAACTGGTTATCAGAATCAATTCACAGGGAGTTCTGATGAGCAGCGATACGGTGCGCATCGTAATCGGTATGCCGGTATATACATTTTTTGATACAACCAATAATCCGGCGGCACTGTGGACCATTGCGGCAAGTCCTTCAACACCGAGATGGGAAGCAACCACGCAAAGCTATAACAGTTCACCAAACTCTTATGCCGACAGCAAGGACGGCAACTATGTATCCAATGCAACGGTGACCATGACCTCAACCAATCCGATTGAAATGACCGGACTTCCGAATCCGCGTCTGACGTTCTGGACCCGCTGGTTCATAGAAGCAGACTGGGATGCCGGATTTGTAAAAATCTCAACCAATAACGGATCAACCTGGACTCCGCTTGCCGGAAGATATACCAAACCTGCGGCTGGACAGGGGAAACAGGTCCCCGCCGGAGCGCCTGTCTATGAAGGTACGATGAGCGGATGGGTTCAGGAAGAAATTGATCTCGGCTCCTATTCAGGACAAAATATTAAACTCCGTTTTGAACTTGGCACAGACGGCAGTTTGAATCAGGACGGCTGGTATATTGACGATATCGGTATATATACGTGGGGAGTAGTTCCGGTTGAACTGACATCGTTCACGGCTTCAGGCATAGGCACCTCAGCAGAACTGAGATGGATAACCGCCTCGGAAACCAATAACCGGGGCTTTGAGGTTCAGCGCTCGGTGAACGGAGCTGAATGGATAACCCTCGGCTGGAAAGCCGGCGCAGGCACCACAACTGAGTTGACCGAATACCGCTGGTCAGACAACAGCGCACCTGAAGGAACCGTTTATTACCGTCTGCTGCAGTATGACTATGACGGCAGTATGCGTATATACGGACCCGAAACAGCTGAGATAGGGGCTGTTACAGAGTTTTCACTCGGGCAGAATTATCCGAATCCGTTTAATCCGGTTACAACAATCAGATTCGCGCTGCCTGAGAAGTCAGATGTTTCACTCAGGGTCTTTGATGCACAGGGAAGCGAAGTAGCGGTTTTAGCAAGCGGTACCCGTGAGGCAGGCCGCCATGAAGTGCAGTTTGAAGCATCGAACCTTCCGAGCGGTGTTTACATTTACCGCCTTGAAGCAGGGAATTACCGTGAAAGCCGCAAGTTAATGCTGCTCAAATAG
- a CDS encoding phosphodiester glycosidase family protein: MKLSAIPLLLVLMVSGLFPQNQQDTIVHRTVGPGVTYTKLVDSLIPWSIDLLRVDLTNPYIKLEAVKALERISGGRELTSAMAARRNFSGHWVVGAVNADFFEANGATVNTHVGNGLMTKRENGWPAFGFNNNNNLSITVPVFGGKVIFRNGSSSNFSDINTARDTGKIYYYNTYYGVTTGTDGNGTEVMLRPIGGWRMNDTVLCVIDSVATGRGSHPLSNHIVLSGAGTTSALLAGRSAKGDTVKLIMNLMPSVKNLIGMVGGRPVIVEDGAVANLNLGDPFVTARHPRTGVGFNADTTTLFLFTVDGRQVGLSAGMNLTEFANLMIRHGVHQGINLDGGGSTAMVVRGEIMNSPSDPGGERSVANALLVISDAPSGSLSHIEIFPKMAKVFAGNSVTFSASATDEYYNPIPIPPGTIGYTLSKPTLGTVTQGGIYTAGAVADTGYLIVSYGGIKDSALIISKALNYIQVVPKMAVTDVTRLLAFTAKAFDTDSVEQVIPQQNYTWTSTDTLVGKIDGVGQFKGLSPGTTRIIARFQNFADTATVRVEVGMGYHSVDSVESLAGWTVGGDNYDSIYTAISLADTLSSSGGSSLRLDYRFTFVQGMYNYIYLKTDREIFGVPDSILIDVKGDGPSHRIFFDFEDVNGAKYRTMGHKTLSNPNIFETIRATLPKNASVVYPLRLKAVTLVMGSSGVPGNIYTGYLHTDNIRTKYPPFTGVEDLHEIPDSFELLQNYPNPFNPNTEISFVLKNRSHVLLKVHDTLGREIVKLADGLYDQGRHTVRFSGKRFASGVYIYTLTLNGGMSISRKMSLLR; encoded by the coding sequence ATGAAACTTTCGGCTATACCTCTTCTTCTTGTTCTGATGGTCTCAGGACTCTTTCCCCAGAATCAGCAGGATACTATTGTCCACCGGACGGTGGGTCCCGGCGTAACTTATACGAAGCTGGTTGATTCCCTTATTCCCTGGAGCATTGATCTCCTCAGAGTTGATCTCACGAATCCATATATCAAGCTTGAAGCAGTAAAAGCGCTTGAGCGGATTTCAGGCGGACGGGAGCTTACAAGCGCCATGGCTGCCCGGCGTAATTTTTCAGGCCACTGGGTGGTGGGTGCCGTTAATGCGGATTTTTTTGAAGCTAACGGAGCTACCGTAAATACACATGTGGGGAACGGACTGATGACAAAACGGGAGAACGGCTGGCCTGCTTTTGGTTTTAACAATAACAATAATCTGAGCATTACGGTACCGGTTTTCGGCGGTAAGGTAATTTTCAGAAACGGCAGCAGTTCAAACTTCAGCGATATAAATACGGCGCGTGATACCGGAAAGATTTACTATTACAATACCTACTATGGCGTGACAACCGGTACTGACGGAAACGGTACTGAAGTGATGCTCCGCCCAATCGGCGGCTGGAGAATGAATGACACGGTTCTATGCGTGATTGATTCAGTTGCCACCGGCAGGGGAAGTCATCCTTTGTCAAATCACATCGTCCTTTCAGGAGCCGGAACCACTTCTGCACTGCTTGCAGGGCGTTCCGCTAAAGGAGATACGGTTAAGCTGATTATGAATCTGATGCCTTCCGTAAAAAATCTGATCGGAATGGTTGGCGGCAGGCCGGTGATTGTTGAAGACGGAGCAGTTGCAAACCTGAATCTTGGAGATCCTTTTGTAACAGCGCGCCATCCAAGAACCGGTGTTGGTTTTAATGCAGACACCACAACTCTCTTTCTCTTCACCGTTGACGGCAGACAGGTAGGACTGAGCGCCGGGATGAATCTGACTGAATTTGCAAATCTGATGATCAGGCATGGCGTTCATCAGGGAATCAATCTGGATGGCGGAGGTTCCACTGCAATGGTGGTACGCGGTGAGATTATGAACTCCCCGTCTGATCCCGGAGGAGAACGCTCTGTTGCCAATGCTCTTCTGGTAATCTCTGATGCACCTTCAGGATCACTGAGCCACATCGAGATCTTCCCGAAGATGGCAAAGGTGTTCGCGGGCAACAGTGTTACTTTTTCAGCTTCTGCTACGGATGAATATTATAATCCCATTCCCATACCTCCGGGCACGATAGGGTATACCCTGAGCAAGCCGACTCTCGGAACGGTAACGCAGGGGGGTATATATACCGCGGGAGCAGTGGCAGACACGGGTTACCTTATAGTCTCCTACGGCGGAATAAAAGACAGCGCGCTGATAATCTCAAAGGCACTCAACTATATCCAGGTGGTACCGAAGATGGCGGTCACTGATGTAACCCGCCTGCTTGCATTCACCGCCAAAGCGTTTGACACCGATTCAGTAGAGCAGGTAATTCCGCAGCAGAACTATACCTGGACCTCGACTGACACTCTTGTCGGGAAAATTGACGGAGTTGGACAGTTTAAGGGATTATCGCCCGGAACAACCAGGATTATTGCCCGTTTCCAGAACTTTGCTGATACCGCCACAGTGCGGGTTGAGGTGGGGATGGGATATCATTCGGTTGATTCAGTTGAGTCACTTGCCGGCTGGACGGTCGGGGGTGATAATTACGATTCAATATATACAGCCATTTCACTTGCTGATACCCTTTCTTCATCGGGAGGCAGTTCGCTCCGGCTTGATTACCGGTTTACCTTTGTGCAGGGGATGTATAATTATATTTATCTGAAAACCGACAGGGAGATATTCGGCGTACCCGACTCTATTCTGATTGATGTGAAGGGGGACGGGCCTTCGCACCGGATTTTCTTTGACTTTGAGGATGTGAACGGAGCAAAATACCGCACGATGGGGCATAAAACTCTTTCAAACCCGAATATCTTTGAAACCATCCGGGCAACGCTGCCGAAGAATGCATCAGTTGTTTATCCTCTCAGGCTTAAGGCGGTAACCCTTGTGATGGGAAGTTCCGGTGTTCCGGGCAATATATATACCGGATATCTGCATACCGACAACATCCGCACGAAGTATCCTCCCTTCACCGGGGTTGAAGATTTGCACGAAATACCCGATTCATTCGAGCTGCTGCAGAATTATCCGAATCCCTTTAATCCGAACACGGAAATCTCATTCGTACTGAAGAACAGAAGCCATGTACTGCTCAAAGTTCACGATACGCTCGGCAGGGAGATTGTTAAACTTGCGGACGGACTCTACGATCAGGGAAGGCATACCGTGCGTTTCAGCGGAAAACGCTTTGCCTCCGGGGTTTATATATATACCCTCACTCTGAACGGCGGGATGAGCATCAGCCGTAAGATGAGTCTGCTCAGGTAG